Proteins encoded together in one Triticum dicoccoides isolate Atlit2015 ecotype Zavitan chromosome 7B, WEW_v2.0, whole genome shotgun sequence window:
- the LOC119335527 gene encoding cortical cell-delineating protein-like: MAPSKLALFLALNLVLLAAAQGCGPYCPPVVPTPPILPPPVPSTGGGSCSINTLKLGVCANVLNLLKLKIGVPANEECCPLLGGLADLDAAVCLCTAIRANILGIKLNVPIDLTLLLNQCGKKCPSDFTCPI, encoded by the coding sequence ATGGCGCCCTCCAAGCTCGCCCTCTTCCTCGCCCTGAACCTGGTCCTCCTTGCGGCCGCCCAGGGCTGCGGACCCTACTGCCCACCAGTCGTCCCTACCCCGCCCATCCTCCCACCGCCCGTGCCGTCGACCGGCGGGGGCAGCTGCTCGATCAACACGCTGAAACTGGGTGTGTGCGCCAACGTGCTGAACCTGCTGAAGCTCAAGATCGGCGTGCCAGCGAACGAGGAGTGCTGCCCGCTTCTGGGCGGGCtcgccgacctcgacgccgccgtgTGCCTCTGCACCGCCATCAGGGCCAACATTCTCGGCATCAAGCTCAACGTGCCCATCGACCTGACCCTCCTCCTCAACCAGTGCGGCAAGAAGTGCCCCTCCGACTTCACCTGCCCCATCTGA